The Kosmotoga olearia TBF 19.5.1 sequence AGATTATCGCACGTACTCTCGCTGTCATCACGATTAACCGATGCGGCTTTGAAGAATGACGAAGTTTTTTTGAAAGAGTTGCTGGAAATGGCAATGAAGCTTATTCCAACTGCGGATTACGGTAGCATATCTGTAATTGAAGACGGTAAATGGAAGTACGTTCATGCAATAGGACACGATATTGAGAAACTCAAAGCCATCGATTTAAAAGAGGAATACTTCGTTGATTTATCAGATGGACCAACCATAATCAACGATCTGCTTCATAGAAATTATTCTAAAATGCCTGCAAAAATTGCAAGAGCGATTGAAGAAGCGACGAGAGCTTTTGAGGAAAGCATGGTCGTTAGGTTGACCGTAAATGGTAAACTCATTGGCGGATTCTCTCTGGAAATTGCAAAAGGAAGCAAAAAAAGGTTTACCGAGGAAGATCTACAAATCTTTACCGCTCTTGCTGAACTCGCTAAAGCTTTCCAGACCATAAGACAATATATTATCATGCAGGGGAAATTCCAGAAAGAACTCGTTTTTTCGGTTGTAAGAATACTCGATTTGCACGATGCCAGTACGAGGGGGCATTCTGAAAGGGTAGCAGAACTTGCAGCGCTAACCGCGGAGATACTTGGGTTACCCAGCAAAGATATAAA is a genomic window containing:
- a CDS encoding HD-GYP domain-containing protein; protein product: MKTELKLKNRDIDFLYDHSTEMTTRLSHVLSLSSRLTDAALKNDEVFLKELLEMAMKLIPTADYGSISVIEDGKWKYVHAIGHDIEKLKAIDLKEEYFVDLSDGPTIINDLLHRNYSKMPAKIARAIEEATRAFEESMVVRLTVNGKLIGGFSLEIAKGSKKRFTEEDLQIFTALAELAKAFQTIRQYIIMQGKFQKELVFSVVRILDLHDASTRGHSERVAELAALTAEILGLPSKDIKDAYWAGLVHDIGKLLIPKEILDKPAKLTDEELALVKKHPFWGYKVLVSSERMEKLAKYVLYHHERWDGTGYPQGLKGEEIPLISRILAVADAYDAMRSDRAYRKGLTREEAIRELQKNAGKQFDPKLVKTFVAILLEILSEYSETGKVQ